In the Bombus pyrosoma isolate SC7728 linkage group LG15, ASM1482585v1, whole genome shotgun sequence genome, one interval contains:
- the LOC122575393 gene encoding facilitated trehalose transporter Tret1-like encodes MADRGKEDLKSLFRRRFPQYIAACAACMGGFSLGCGIGWSAPCVEVLKEKHEYDTFSTNVIASVFPLGAALGMPVVPFLVDKIGRKWTMMSLVPAFLLGWMFITIGVTTFVLLVMGRLITGACGGMFCVVAPMYSAEISEKEIRGTLGVFFQLLLVIGILYAYCCGYARNIVVISILCGIAPLLFASIMTFMPESPLFYMAKENEEAAKKSMRFFRGSEYDIDPEISAFKDQIEKSRREKVTFSAFLKRPVLKTMGVAYGLMFAQQFSGINAIIFYCETIFRQTGVNMDPLLQMLIFAVVQVIACAISASLIDQLGRKVLMMISCGVMCLCLMALGIFFVLRTNNPDQADRLFWLPLVSACLYILAFCLGAGPIPWAYMGEIFPAKLKGTASSSAACLNWMLAFIVTVSFSSVVDAVGNAAAFFFFAMICLLSVVFVIFCMIETKGKTFADIQREFGTYDINER; translated from the exons ATGGCGGATAGAGGCAAGGAGGACTTGAAAAGCCTTTTCCGGAGAAGGTTTCCACAGTACATCGCTGCTTGCGCAG CGTGCATGGGCGGATTCTCTTTGGGTTGTGGAATTGGTTGGAGCGCGCCGTGCGTCGAAGTGCTGAAAGAGAAGCACGAGTACGATACGTTCTCGACGAACGTGATCGCGTCGGTTTTTCCGCTGGGTGCAGCACTTGGGATGCCAGTGGTGCCTTTCCTGGTCGACAAGATCGGTCGAAAGTGGACGATGATGTCGCTGGTACCCGCGTTCCTTCTCGGTTGGATGTTCATCACAATTGGGGTGACTACGTTCGTGCTTCTAGTCATGGGCAGACTAATAACCGGCGCCTGTGGCGGAATGTTCTGCGTCGTCGCGCCGATGTACTCGGCCGAGATCTCCGAAAAAGAGATTAGAG GTACATTGGGAGTCTTCTTCCAATTGCTACTCGTGATCGGGATTCTGTACGCTTACTGCTGCGGCTACGCTAGGAACATCGTTGTGATATCGATTCTATGTGGTATCGCTCCTCTTTTATTCGCCAGCATCATGACCTTCATGCCGGAGAGCCCGCTGTTTTACATGGcgaaagagaacgaagaagCCGCCAAGAAGTCGATGCGATTCTTCCGTGGATCGGAGTACGATATCGACCCTGAGATCAGCGCGTTTAAA GATCAAATAGAGAAAAGCAGGCGCGAGAAGGTGACGTTCTCTGCGTTCTTGAAGAGACCAGTGTTGAAGACTATGGGAGTGGCATATGGGTTGATGTTCGCGCAACAATTCAGCGGCATCAACGCTATTATTTTCTACTGCGAGACGATCTTCAGGCAAACTGGCGTTAACATGGATCCCCTGCTCCAGATGTTGATCTTCGCGGTGGTCCAGGTGATCGCCTGCGCTATATCGGCCTCGTTGATCGATCAG CTGGGTCGGAAGGTCCTCATGATGATATCCTGCGGCGTGATGTGTCTCTGTCTGATGGCTCTAGGCATCTTCTTCGTTTTGAGGACCAACAATCCCGACCAAGCCGACCGTCTATTTTGGTTACCGCTCGTTTCTGCTTGCCTATATATCCTGGCTTTCTGCCTGGGTGCCG GTCCCATACCATGGGCCTACATGGGCGAAATCTTCCCAGCGAAACTAAAGGGGACAGCTTCCTCCAGCGCGGCGTGTTTGAACTGGATGTTGGCGTTCATCGTGACCGTATCGTTTTCCTCCGTGGTCGATGCTGTTGGGAACGCAGCtgcgttctttttcttcgcgatgATCTGTCTATTGAGCGTGGTTTTCGTGATATTCTGCATGATCGAGACCAAGGGGAAGACGTTTGCCGACATTCAAAGGGAGTTCGGCACCTACGACATCAACGAACGATGA